A stretch of the Flavobacterium aquiphilum genome encodes the following:
- a CDS encoding OsmC family protein, with translation MTSKVTYLGDLRTSSIHIQSGTEVLSDAPVDNNGKGEAFSPTDSVANALATCMMTIMGIKARAMNIDFIGSTAAVTKIMNAEPRKIGAIEIVFEMQGVTEEKDKTILERAAITCPVYLSLNDDIEKRITFNWN, from the coding sequence ATGACTTCAAAAGTAACTTATTTGGGAGATTTAAGAACTTCCTCAATACACATACAATCGGGCACAGAAGTTTTATCGGATGCTCCGGTTGACAATAACGGAAAAGGAGAGGCTTTCTCGCCAACGGATTCGGTTGCCAATGCTCTGGCGACTTGCATGATGACAATTATGGGAATAAAAGCAAGAGCTATGAATATTGATTTTATAGGATCGACGGCGGCCGTTACCAAAATAATGAATGCCGAACCAAGAAAAATTGGTGCCATTGAAATTGTTTTCGAAATGCAGGGTGTCACTGAAGAAAAAGATAAAACAATCTTGGAAAGAGCGGCAATAACCTGTCCTGTTTACTTGAGCTTGAATGACGATATTGAGAAAAGAATTACTTTTAATTGGAATTAA
- a CDS encoding LysM peptidoglycan-binding domain-containing protein codes for MKPINMNYFSVILCTVLFSVSTSFSQEKIEKYIVGKGETVAQIAQKFKVTPYEIYKLNPDAQNGLKPNAILLIPRSGVSTTKSVAAPVKPVTNAVPSKPLVQQAKTHTVLAKETLFGIEKKYDLSDEALKKANPDLEKNGLQIGMVLNIPSKSAVKANVPVTSSVVSNAPIFHTVQSKETKYSIAKKYDITVEELERKNPEIVPNLPVGYELLIKGNRPKAVAKEALAKVVIPAEKHVAVSTPEPINYIDYTVKPKETFYSLSKMFGLTQQQLIDLNPNLSVGVQEGMILKVPSKSNQIAVNSAKQKVVLTKKSSQDKKTLVLLFPFNFAKNSTDTVTSTVNKLNNDKFLNMTLDFYSGALMAIDSAKQVGVSMNVKIFDSNETKSASNVASIYSDNNLADADAVVGPFYQNNVEKTANLFIQNNVPVISPLSKDTGNPIANLYQSIVPTSVMKTAMFDFMNAKQGNLVAVIDKKRETIRKYILENQKAVKIAPLTPTGGLDVENFKKLLVKDRMNYVILESANTGMVKYTINTMLWAMANGYQVQLVILEPNETLDTDEVSFENLTKLHLLYPSATRENNSPEAQLFMQSYRKKNKVNPSSYAIRGFDITFDTMMRLSQDKTYQETAETMITEQVENKFEYHKNPDGGYSNKGVYILYYDTDLTIKEAK; via the coding sequence ATGAAACCTATTAATATGAACTATTTTTCAGTAATACTTTGTACTGTTTTATTTTCGGTGTCCACTAGTTTTTCACAAGAAAAAATTGAAAAATATATAGTTGGAAAAGGAGAAACAGTAGCACAGATTGCTCAGAAATTTAAAGTTACTCCTTACGAGATTTATAAACTCAATCCAGACGCACAAAATGGATTGAAGCCTAATGCCATTTTGTTGATTCCTAGAAGTGGTGTGAGCACTACAAAGAGCGTTGCCGCTCCGGTAAAACCGGTAACAAATGCGGTTCCATCAAAACCACTGGTGCAACAGGCTAAAACACATACGGTACTTGCGAAAGAGACTTTATTTGGAATTGAAAAAAAATACGATCTAAGTGATGAGGCTTTGAAAAAAGCCAACCCGGATCTTGAGAAAAACGGTTTGCAGATAGGCATGGTTTTGAATATACCTTCAAAAAGTGCTGTAAAAGCGAATGTTCCTGTCACAAGTTCAGTAGTATCAAATGCTCCAATTTTTCATACGGTACAATCAAAAGAAACCAAGTATTCGATTGCTAAGAAATATGATATTACAGTTGAAGAATTGGAACGAAAAAATCCTGAAATTGTTCCCAATTTACCTGTTGGATACGAGCTATTGATAAAGGGGAATAGACCTAAAGCAGTTGCAAAAGAAGCTCTTGCAAAAGTTGTTATTCCTGCCGAAAAGCATGTCGCTGTAAGTACTCCTGAACCGATAAATTATATTGATTATACGGTAAAACCCAAAGAAACATTTTACAGTTTATCCAAAATGTTTGGATTGACACAACAGCAATTAATCGATTTGAATCCGAATTTGTCTGTTGGTGTGCAAGAAGGAATGATCTTGAAAGTGCCTTCAAAATCAAATCAGATTGCGGTTAATTCAGCAAAACAGAAAGTTGTATTGACTAAAAAAAGCAGTCAGGATAAAAAGACTCTAGTGTTGTTGTTCCCTTTTAATTTTGCCAAAAACAGTACGGATACAGTTACTTCAACGGTTAATAAACTGAATAATGATAAGTTTTTGAATATGACTTTGGATTTTTATTCAGGAGCTTTGATGGCGATAGACTCGGCAAAGCAAGTTGGTGTTTCGATGAATGTGAAAATTTTTGATTCCAACGAAACAAAATCAGCATCCAATGTTGCTTCTATTTATAGTGATAACAATCTTGCAGATGCAGATGCAGTTGTAGGGCCATTTTACCAAAATAATGTTGAAAAAACGGCGAATCTGTTTATACAAAATAATGTGCCTGTAATTTCTCCTTTGTCCAAAGATACCGGAAACCCGATAGCTAATTTGTATCAGTCTATTGTACCGACATCGGTGATGAAAACAGCCATGTTTGATTTTATGAATGCAAAACAAGGTAATTTGGTTGCGGTAATCGACAAGAAAAGAGAAACAATCAGAAAGTATATTTTGGAGAATCAAAAAGCGGTGAAAATAGCTCCGCTGACTCCAACAGGAGGTTTGGATGTGGAGAATTTCAAGAAATTATTGGTAAAGGACAGGATGAATTACGTTATTTTAGAATCTGCCAATACAGGGATGGTGAAGTACACAATAAATACGATGCTTTGGGCTATGGCCAATGGTTATCAGGTGCAATTGGTTATTTTGGAACCTAATGAGACTTTGGATACAGATGAAGTTAGTTTTGAGAATTTGACCAAATTGCATTTGCTCTATCCTTCGGCAACCCGTGAAAATAATTCGCCTGAAGCTCAGCTATTCATGCAGAGTTACAGAAAGAAAAATAAGGTAAATCCAAGTTCGTATGCTATTCGTGGTTTTGATATTACTTTTGATACCATGATGCGTTTGTCGCAGGATAAAACCTATCAGGAAACTGCCGAGACGATGATAACGGAACAAGTCGAAAATAAGTTCGAATATCACAAAAATCCGGATGGAGGATATTCGAACAAAGGAGTTTATATTCTGTATTATGACACGGATTTGACGATTAAAGAAGCGAAGTAA
- a CDS encoding LysM peptidoglycan-binding domain-containing protein: MKEFLRIFLFVAFVSNASFGQQSATKHKVLKGETIPQIAKNYNTTPSEIYRLNPEAQNGIAENEMLNIPELLPQPKNTITHTVAPKETLFGLATKYNVKVEEIQNANAVALANGLQVGQQLIIPQEDIQKPDSASAKNTHLVQPKESLFSIARLYNVSVEDLDKTNSAILKDGLQVGQEIKIPNKKKTLDGRVRVINSETVFYVVKAKETKYSIAKQFGITVEQLESQNPEIVNGLTEGNRLAINVKEVKPTNENEELMLALAEKQVVVEKSKASAKEINSLKQKLVLQEEINQKVIKVNGLLVNLKEIDNTKEGSSEKLKMVLDANKKIQEILLVKLDSLVNTMNKDLNELKKTELVDLDESIRLQKISNENIQKTNELSQQLKKQLAENRKVYSGLMDKAERIVVEENQEYKKSIRENSKTKVETKVVKLTTVDLKNMEMEQRTRDLNNLKLITKLDSLNRESKSELRLHIGKATFYSKEARMFDDNLAKLKNQSYQNKAHEAQSKTAVAAKSLTLDQIKKELAKQPTKVKSVKIEKVEGIKEAKAGYYIVLGNFQEAGARDSFIRKLTDLGSLEANFFYNMNILSYYVYSKMFATKEEAQYECIQKQGKPLFEKVFVANVVSE; the protein is encoded by the coding sequence ATGAAAGAATTTTTAAGAATTTTTTTGTTTGTTGCTTTTGTTTCAAATGCCTCTTTTGGACAGCAATCAGCAACAAAACATAAAGTTTTAAAAGGCGAAACCATCCCCCAAATCGCTAAAAACTACAACACTACTCCGTCTGAAATCTACAGACTAAATCCAGAAGCCCAAAACGGAATAGCAGAAAATGAAATGCTGAATATTCCGGAATTACTCCCTCAACCCAAAAATACAATTACACATACAGTTGCCCCAAAAGAAACCTTGTTTGGGTTGGCGACTAAATATAATGTCAAAGTTGAGGAGATTCAAAATGCAAATGCCGTTGCACTTGCCAATGGATTGCAAGTTGGTCAGCAATTAATAATTCCACAGGAAGATATACAAAAGCCGGATTCCGCTTCCGCAAAAAATACGCATTTGGTTCAGCCAAAAGAATCATTGTTCAGTATTGCCCGATTGTATAATGTGTCTGTGGAAGATTTGGATAAAACCAATTCGGCTATATTAAAAGATGGTTTACAAGTTGGTCAGGAAATTAAAATCCCGAACAAAAAGAAAACGCTTGACGGCAGGGTGAGAGTAATCAATTCTGAAACTGTTTTCTATGTGGTGAAAGCCAAAGAAACCAAGTACTCGATAGCGAAACAATTCGGAATTACCGTAGAGCAATTGGAATCCCAAAATCCTGAAATTGTAAACGGATTGACAGAAGGAAATAGATTGGCTATTAACGTGAAAGAAGTAAAACCAACCAATGAAAATGAAGAGTTGATGCTTGCATTGGCAGAAAAACAAGTTGTAGTCGAAAAATCGAAAGCCAGTGCAAAAGAGATCAATAGCTTAAAACAAAAATTGGTTTTGCAGGAAGAAATCAATCAGAAGGTAATTAAGGTAAATGGTCTTTTGGTGAATTTAAAAGAAATCGATAATACCAAAGAAGGTTCATCTGAAAAACTTAAAATGGTTTTGGATGCCAATAAAAAAATACAGGAAATTCTTTTGGTAAAATTGGATTCGTTGGTGAATACGATGAACAAAGATTTGAATGAATTGAAAAAAACAGAATTGGTAGATCTTGACGAATCAATTCGTTTGCAAAAGATATCCAATGAAAATATTCAAAAAACCAATGAATTATCCCAACAACTGAAAAAACAATTAGCTGAAAACAGAAAAGTATATTCCGGTTTGATGGACAAAGCCGAGCGAATTGTTGTCGAAGAAAATCAGGAATACAAGAAAAGCATCAGGGAAAACAGTAAAACCAAAGTTGAAACAAAGGTTGTAAAATTGACGACGGTTGATTTGAAAAACATGGAAATGGAACAACGCACTCGTGATTTGAATAATTTGAAGTTGATAACTAAGCTTGATTCGTTAAACAGGGAAAGTAAGTCAGAATTGAGATTACACATCGGTAAGGCAACTTTTTACAGCAAAGAAGCTCGAATGTTCGATGATAATTTGGCCAAACTAAAAAATCAAAGTTATCAGAATAAAGCACACGAAGCGCAATCTAAAACTGCTGTAGCTGCCAAATCGTTGACTTTGGATCAAATTAAAAAAGAATTGGCTAAGCAACCAACCAAAGTTAAATCCGTCAAAATTGAAAAAGTTGAAGGTATAAAAGAAGCAAAAGCGGGCTATTATATTGTATTGGGTAATTTTCAGGAAGCTGGTGCCAGAGATTCTTTTATCAGGAAATTGACTGATTTGGGTTCCTTGGAGGCTAACTTTTTCTATAATATGAACATACTTTCCTATTATGTTTATTCTAAAATGTTTGCAACCAAAGAAGAAGCACAATATGAGTGTATTCAGAAGCAAGGAAAACCTCTTTTTGAAAAAGTATTTGTTGCGAATGTAGTTTCCGAATAA
- the guaA gene encoding glutamine-hydrolyzing GMP synthase, which translates to MQHNVLILDFGSQYTQLIARRVRELNIFCEIFPYNHIPSDLSSYKAVILGGSPFSVRGEDAPHPDLSQIRGKLPMLAVCYGAQYLSHFSGGEVAASNTREYGRANLSYIKEDEVFFEGITPNSQVWMSHSDSIKILPTNGVKLASTHDVEFAAYRIEGETTYAIQYHPEVYHSTEGTKMLENFLVKIAHVPQNFTPNAFVEEIVAEMKEKIGDDKVVLGLSGGVDSTVAAVLLNKAIGKNLYCIFVNNGLLRKNEFESVLNQYEGMGLNVKGVDASQRFYDALAGVTDPEKKRKAIGNAFIEVFDDESHKIENVTWLAQGTIYPDVIESVSVKGPSATIKSHHNVGGLPDYMKLKIVEPLRMLFKDEVRRVGATLGIDPELLGRHPFPGPGLSIRILGDITLEKVQILQDVDKVFIDGLKSWGLYDKVWQAGAILLPVNSVGVMGDERTYEKVVALRAVESTDGMTADWVHLPYDFLMKISNEIINKVKGVNRVVYDISSKPPATIEWE; encoded by the coding sequence ATGCAACACAACGTACTTATTTTAGATTTCGGATCGCAATATACACAGCTTATTGCGCGTAGAGTTCGCGAATTAAATATATTCTGCGAAATTTTCCCTTACAATCACATTCCTAGTGATTTATCAAGTTATAAAGCCGTAATTCTTGGTGGAAGTCCATTCTCGGTTAGAGGAGAAGATGCACCGCACCCGGATTTGTCGCAAATCAGAGGTAAACTCCCTATGTTAGCTGTTTGTTATGGAGCACAATATTTGTCTCATTTTAGTGGAGGTGAAGTAGCCGCTTCGAATACCAGAGAATACGGTAGAGCGAATTTGTCCTATATTAAGGAAGATGAAGTTTTCTTCGAAGGGATTACTCCAAACAGCCAAGTTTGGATGAGCCATAGCGACAGTATTAAAATTTTACCAACTAATGGAGTAAAACTTGCCAGCACACATGATGTAGAATTTGCTGCGTACAGAATTGAAGGTGAAACAACTTATGCTATTCAGTACCATCCAGAGGTTTACCATTCTACTGAAGGAACAAAAATGTTGGAAAACTTTTTGGTAAAAATAGCCCACGTTCCTCAAAACTTCACACCAAATGCTTTCGTTGAAGAAATCGTAGCCGAAATGAAAGAGAAAATCGGAGATGACAAAGTTGTTTTAGGTCTTTCAGGAGGTGTGGATTCAACAGTAGCTGCGGTTTTATTGAATAAAGCGATTGGTAAAAACCTATATTGTATTTTCGTAAATAACGGATTGCTTCGTAAAAACGAATTCGAAAGTGTTTTGAATCAATACGAAGGAATGGGATTGAACGTAAAAGGAGTAGATGCTTCTCAACGTTTTTACGATGCCTTGGCAGGTGTTACTGACCCTGAAAAAAAGAGAAAAGCAATCGGGAATGCCTTTATCGAAGTTTTTGATGATGAATCCCATAAAATTGAAAATGTTACTTGGTTAGCCCAAGGAACTATATATCCTGACGTAATCGAATCGGTTTCTGTAAAAGGACCATCGGCAACTATCAAATCACACCATAATGTAGGAGGTTTGCCGGATTATATGAAATTGAAAATTGTTGAGCCTTTGCGTATGCTTTTCAAAGACGAAGTGCGTAGAGTAGGAGCAACTTTAGGAATTGATCCTGAGTTATTAGGAAGACATCCTTTTCCAGGGCCAGGATTGTCCATCAGAATTTTGGGAGACATTACTTTAGAGAAAGTTCAAATTTTACAGGATGTGGATAAAGTATTTATCGACGGATTGAAATCTTGGGGATTATACGATAAAGTTTGGCAGGCCGGAGCGATTTTGCTTCCAGTTAACAGCGTTGGAGTAATGGGTGATGAGCGTACTTATGAGAAAGTAGTTGCCTTAAGAGCCGTAGAATCTACTGACGGAATGACCGCAGATTGGGTACACTTGCCTTATGATTTCTTGATGAAAATATCCAATGAAATTATCAATAAAGTAAAAGGTGTGAATCGTGTAGTTTATGATATAAGTTCAAAACCACCAGCAACAATTGAGTGGGAATAA
- a CDS encoding RidA family protein, translating to MKRENILTGSPWEDKMGYCRAVRIGNIIEVSGTVAIVDGEKVKADDAHAQTLNILERVEKVLEDLNVGMKDVIRTRIFTTDVSTFEAVATAHAKFFKDIKPTTGFYGINQLVAPEYLVEIEFTAVVSE from the coding sequence ATGAAAAGAGAAAACATCCTTACAGGGTCACCATGGGAAGATAAAATGGGATATTGCCGCGCGGTTCGTATTGGAAATATCATCGAAGTATCAGGAACTGTTGCAATAGTTGACGGAGAAAAAGTAAAAGCTGATGATGCGCACGCTCAAACCCTAAATATATTGGAAAGAGTAGAAAAAGTATTGGAAGATCTTAACGTAGGAATGAAAGATGTAATCCGTACCAGAATTTTCACTACTGATGTTTCTACATTTGAGGCCGTTGCAACTGCTCACGCAAAATTCTTTAAAGACATAAAACCAACAACTGGATTTTACGGCATCAATCAATTGGTAGCTCCTGAATATTTGGTTGAAATTGAATTCACCGCTGTTGTATCAGAATAG